A stretch of DNA from Labrus mixtus chromosome 6, fLabMix1.1, whole genome shotgun sequence:
CTTTTTGGAGTTGATCTTTAATAATACAGACCCTTTCGGTTGTCAAAGACATATTAGACACTCCCCTTGTGCTGTCATGAAAGCTATATACTGTTATATCACATGGTCAATTAGCAGAAGTATAGTTGTAAGTTTGTTAAAGGGATGTTCAGACAAGGAAAGGTTTCAAAGCAAGAGGTAGGATGACAGAGTGAAATAGTCCTTCCTTCTGACATTAGGAAAGATAGTTCATTATGGATATTAGGTTACCAAGGTGCAAGGAAGTTGATGCCTTAGAAAGGGGAGCAAAGGCTTTTTTCAGCCCCAGGGCCAAGTGGAGTGCAGTGTCTATAATAGTGTGGCTAACATTCTAGTGGAGACGACTAAGAATAGTCACACAGACTATACCAAGAGCTTGGTTCAGAGCAGGGGGGATTCTAATTCACAAGGAGAAAGAGTCCTCAGGTCTAGGCTAGTTTCCCTCCAGAATGTACAATGTAAAATATTCTTATCtttagccccgtttccaccaagcggtccggtccggtacacatttattggcgtttccatagtcaaaagttgggaatggaaccaaaataagggatccgtaACGTCCTACATTTTTgttacccttctgttggggtgccaagggtactgATCTGACCCTAAAGAGtctcttttgtttactgtgtccctgttcttgttcttcttcattgaacttaattaatagcgggctgctgtgatgtcacactgttacaTAGCTGACTCGGCTATCTGCAgctggcttacactccgcttaccaaataagggcattgttggctgtggaaacgcaagcaagatcagggtttaccgtaccaaactgaaccaaactttACATTAGGGCTGTGCAATTAATTGAAAAGTATCAAAAACGACATTCAAAACCTCTAAGCGTCATAATCTTGTCCATGTCGATGATTTTGATTCGTTTCAGGGCAGAGTCACGCGACGACACGTCCAATCCTGGAAGAATGGAAGAAATGTTggtcgtttggacacattttgtctttaggcAAGACGACAccgaacaaaaagaagtcaaatataAACACTGCACAAAAACTTGTTTGCAAGAAATGCAGGTTAtgtattttctactgttttagagaaattctattttaaaactaaaatgtgtcattttcatttcaagcgatgctttgatttcagtttgaaatattcaataaataaccacaaaatagttcatcagatatTCACTCTCGTGTAGTTTAACTTATTCATGAAAGCCCACATCTTGTACAACTGCGTTTCATTTCCTTTCTACTGGCAAGGTAGTATGTCAGTGCTTAATCCCACAACAACCATCTGACAATTCTCAGGATGCAATGTCCtggacaacaaacaacaaacttcaGTGAGTGGGTGTAGCCCACCACACCAGACCAGCTACTCAAGACAAGAGTCACTGGGagccacaaatcacaaaaaataaaagagctgtCTGGACTTTCTAGAGAAGACATTTATTGCATTGTCACTAGAAACTCACATACTAGTTAATGATTTTATTGAACAGGTCTTTGTTTGGGTGATGATGTATGAGACCCGCTGTTTCATGCATGCAATGATTTTTTCACATCTGTCATATTGCATCACATCATTGTCCCAAACTTCTCCAACTACATTAAAACCTATTGTTTCTTTATATAAGCAGACAATAAAAGTCATGGACCACAAACCTATGAGATGTCATCACTgcggcatttaaaaaaaacacaacattttcaccTTTGACAATTTTATGAACTTTAGTaatcttaaactgttttttaaatgtgtaaataatataataataataatgtgtcaCCACTGTTCTCTGAATTAGCCATTAGGCGTCAGAGCTCTCGTAGGGCAGTCACACGAGCCTCCATCAACGGTGATTGTCTTGTCCCAATGTACAAGACATCTTTTGGCcagtctgctttctctgcaaagGGGGCAAAACTTTGGCGCTCTCTGCCCACTGGCTTAAAATTAGAGAGCAACAGTAATTCTTttaacagaggactcaaacaatggctaaaataaaaaaaaaacagtgctcacatgaacagcttctgactggtttattgtttgatcatgctgcctttgctctacaGTCTAAGTGTATTCatttattctctccttattatttttctctgtattgcttttctccctatcttaattgttttcctttcaaaagcctcctgtggaccggtgttgagaactagcatgcttgctaaaacacttaaacaatgcatctggttcgtccaatgtatctgtgatgtccatgccaaatagaGTCTATTATTAAGTAACCtatatctctctttctgtcagatGTCTGACGGGATCCCAGTCCACCTGAAGAGGGGTGTCATGGATAAGCTGCTCTACCGGACCACCATGGGTCTGACTGTTGGGGGGGCGCTTTACTGCCTGGTGGCGCTCTACATTGCCGCTCAGCCCAGAAAATAGTGAGGCTGCAGAGTTGCCTCCCTCCGATTGGTCAAGACGTTTTTTGAAAGCTGGCTGACAGACGACAAGGTGTTCATCCACCATTAATGTTTCCTGGCTAAGCTTTCAGAGACAGACAATTTACAGAgctctaaaataaatattttgtacaGAAAAGGTATTATTGATGTGAAGAAATGACATTaaaatttattttgttttaaaagaatCAATTTGTCTTTCTGGGTTAATTCATGATTTCCAGGTAACTGTAGACCAATGAACAGCAAAGGATGTGAGCTGCATACATGATTTCTATCAATCTCTGCTCCAAATACATTAAGACTATTTTAGTCTTGTTTTGATCACTATCCAGAGACCTCACAATGGGATACAATGCCCCTAAACATTCTTTCAGACTGGTCTGAATTTAGATTCATCTGTGTCATGTTATTCTCATAGTAAATATCTTTCCCCAAGCTGCTAACAAAAGAGTTTCTTCCTGTGTTTGAGGGGATCCACTCTTTGAGTACTGATCCTCTCCTTATTATCTCTTCTAGTCAGTCTCATATTGTTGGATTCAGTGGGTTTATGGAGGATTAATTGTTCCATCAGTTCTTACATAACAGACCTCAGATCAACTTTCCTGGAAGACCAGTCTGAGAATTACAAGTTGTTATTTCTATTCCAGCTTTGTTTGTATGTGGCAGAGTAGTGAATGTTCATCTGCTGTCTGACTGCAGTCAGTCTATAGATTAAAAACCTGTGagcactgacacattttacCTTACATTCACTCTGATCTATAATTCTACAATTAATTTAACAGATGCTTTACGTCCAAAGCGATGTACGTCTCTTCACTAAGCTGCAGACGATAACAGTGCAGTGAAATAATTTGATGGAACAGAGTTGGTTTGAAGTAGCCCTGATACGCACACCTGAGCTTACCTATTATTGAGCAGCACCATCTTGTGGTAATTTAGGGAAGCTATTCATCCCTTGTATTATTGAAGTTCAGCTATGTAGATCTCAACAGTTTAGCCACAcataaaaaactgaaactgGTCCTCAATAAGACGGCAATAAAAGTGCCCGCcatcccaaacacacacacacacactgacacacacacaccccgatTCACACATATAGTCTCAGACAAAAATTATCCAAACATTGTGTAATGTGTCATATCACTGgcgctgttgccatggagacactGACGGGATGCTGGAGGTGAGGCGTCATGGTAACAGATCTCACACTCACTACAAAATGAGAAGCTATTGAGGCCAAAAACTGAGGTCTCTGATCACATAAACCTTGCCttactgtttaaaatgttgagaCTCCACATGTCAGGATAGATCAGATGGCCCATTGTTGGAGTGAAGAAGGTGTTCAGTTTTGGAGAAGAAGTGAACAGAACCAAAACAGACCTTTGTACATACCCAGGGTCACACAGTGTCTATCAGGGTGCCACAACATACATGTTAAATCTACAGTATGTGGATGCGTAGCTGAGCCTCATCATCTTCAGTCTGACCCAGAATTTTGCAAGTTTTATCACCATGGTGACAGTGAACACAGGGTCACTGTCTCCATGGTTACAGGAGGACACGGCTACAGAATCATAATAGAATTCTTCTCAGtgtggtggctgtggctcacGAGGTAGGGTGGGCGTCCACTCATCAGACGATCTGCCGTTCAATCAGCAGCTCTTCTAGTCCtaatgtcaaagtgtccttctGGAAGATACTGAACCCCAGACTGCTTCTGAAGGCTGAGCcatttggtgtgtttgtgtgtgacgtGTGTATGTGAGAATGAGTAAATGTGATATGTAGTGTTAGGCTCCGTTGACAGAAGTCTCTTCACTATCCAGTATCTTAGTGTTGTAAAGaagtttttattaattattgaatttagactgcaacATAAAGGACTTCATCCATGAACTTGTGACAGACCTGTGTTGAGAAAGTCATCACAGATTCATAGGCTTGTTGGTCccttatgtttatatattttttttaaccaatagcACAGTTTTCTCTTGTAGTTAGAAAAAGGTCAAAcatatcagaaaaacaaaaacaaatcaaaatgtattctacaactaaacctttttgttttgttcaggtgACAAATACCATCTTAGTCACAGCCGTTTGAGGAGCCTGCCTGGCTTCTTACCAGGACAACACTTCTAAACCATGTGATCCTGTGACTTCAGCAGTCTCACAGAAAGCTGATTAAGACAGAGTGTCTTGTTAAGAGTAACTTAAGAAGCTCTTCAAAACACTGATAACTGAGTCGTTTACATGAAAGCatgctgttgtcatggtgaaaATGGAGATTGAATCACCAAATCATTGAGTGATCAGAAAATCTGAGAGAACAAAAtggacaaaacattttattcattcattttttatttatttatttattcattccattcattattcattaatAATAGCATCAGAGAGTGAAACAACCAAGAAACCCTTCTATATTTAATTCTAATTATTTATCAATCATACATAcaaatgtatgtatggatgtatgtatgtatgtatatacaTTCGTTCATCAGTAAGCATGTCAGTTAAATAACTATTGAATTACGTACAtaattactaaaaccataaatatgtaataattaAGAACAGTGATGAACAGctacacatctacacattcacacccgcGCACtcatacacacctacacacacagaccttaCAGATCAGGTGGTGTTGATGAAAGGAAAGCTCAATCCATCTGTAAACTGAGTGCCTGAAATTTAGTCTACATTTTGCAGTACATACACCTGTAAGTTTACTGCTGTGGCATTTTGAATGTAGGATTGTAGCTTTTAATTGGTTGGTTTTAATTAATTTCTGAAAAGGCCTATGTGTTTTTGGCTCTGTTGAACAACTATGCTAAAGCAAATTATATGAGTAGGccttcttcttctacctctGAAcccatttacagtctatgctctgaacatgtaaaaaaaagtcctatCAGCAAAAGCAGATTTGTATTTATAATATAATCATAATTAGGCCTACTATAAATGGAATATCATATCATATGTCATATCATATATCGTTAGGACATTGAGGAGTCTGTTTGTGAGGGCATTAGAAGACATTGGTGTGGTCTAAAACCACGTTTTTCACATTGAGTTTTCTACGCGCAGTTCCTCTGCTCTCCAGAAGATGGCGGTAATTACAATTAAAGTCGATCATCAATAAggagcaaaaaaagaagaagcctatgtttttgtttctggcGGAAACACCGCAGTGGTAGGGTGTGTTTTTGTTCGTTTGATAAAAGTTTTGGAATAACCCAAATGTGTTCATAAGATCTGGTCTGAGGTAATGTCGACTACGTTATTCTCTGTTACGCTTTCATGATTCACTTCTCCGGTTATTCACACTTTGTATACTGTTGCTTCatagttagctttagcttaaGTCGTTTGCTGTTAGCTctgaaacaaacttttttttactggtttCAACAGAACATTTacatcattgttttaatatgaaacaaacagacGAAAAAGTAACTCAATCAATCGATGGTTTACAGAAAGTACACAGTATTAGAAAAGCGGCCAATTGTCATATCCACAGTTGATAGGTATTAGCATACCTGCTAACAGCTAACAAACACTATTGTATTAACCTTTCTATagtcagtgttgtttttatcttgtaCTTTAAGTGTTGTAACAACTAATAGCTGCTAACAACCAGTGTTGAATTAACCCTATAAAAGTCAGTGTTACCTTATAGTAAGTGCTGTATTAACCTGCTAACTGCTAAAAGCAAGTGCTGTATGCTAACAGTCAGTGTTGTACTGACCTGATAACTCTTAATACTCAGTTTACTGTTAACTTAAAACAGTATTAAAAGTCAGTGTGTTAACCTGCTGACATTAAGTTAACTCTTAATACTCAGTTTACTGTTAACTTAAAACAGTATTAAAAGTCAGTGTGTTAACCTGCTGACATTAAGTTAACTCTTAATACTCAGTTTACTGTTAACTTAAAACAGTATTAAAAGTCAGTGTGTTAACCTGCTGACATTAAGTTTGCTAcgtgtctgcttcaaactggGTAGTTATTAAACTGCAGACACTACAGTATGTGTTGTTATGACTTGATAAAATCCGTGTTGGATTAACCTGCAAAGATGtcataacaataacaataataataataattattattattattattaataaataaaatccgTGTTGGATTAACCTGCAAAGATGtcataacaataacaataataataataattattattattattattaataaataaaatccgTGTTGGATTAACCTGCAAAGATGTAAAAACTGAGAGCGTTGTTACAATATTGTGTTCGTAACAGCAGTGTCTTGTGACAGATGTACTACTATCGATATGAGAATGCTGAGGTCAGCTGCTGCTACAAATATCTGATGTTTAGCTACAACATCATCTTTTGGGTGAGTTACCTGCTTTCACACCTCTTTACCAGTCCACCTATTGAAATGTCTCAACTGTGTCAGAACATGCTTTCAGAGAGAGCTGCTTCCTGTCTAGTTAACAGGAAGAGTGTCTATGGCATCCTGTGTGGTTGAGGGTGTTGGAAACTCTTTCACAATCTGTGTTCCTGTTAGATGTCATGAGTCAAAATTCTGTTCAGAATTTCATCAAACAAGATGAGTTTGAATGACCCTAAGGGGCCTCCCTCCTGCTGTTTTAAAGGGAGGCTTTGGAAACTTGGACCTtaagaaaatcttcaactttagACGACTGGATTcacaataacaaataaaaaataaattgtcagaataaatgttcaaatatgTCACTTTGAGTTGACTTTCTTTGATGTGTTCTCTTTTGGgtctttgtgtttcagctggCTGGAGTTGCTTTCATTGCAGCTGGTTTCTGGGCATGGAGTGAAAAGGTGAATGAACACTGTCAGCATGTAATTAACATTGTAGACATAAAGTAATACAACTGTTCCTATTCCACATTTCCTTAAAATGTAAGTGAAATTTGTACTTTTGGTATTATTTTATACACCTACTTACATTTAATGATATTCATTATTGAACTATATAAATCATGTATTTAAGTCAGGACTGGACTGTCTCCTCACTGGTTTCCCTTCCTCAACTTGACTGTTTTGGTTTACAGGGAGTCCTGTTAGATCTTACCCAGGTGACCCGGCTGCATGGTTTTGACCCGGTCTGGTTGGTTCTAGCAGTAGGTGGGATCACCTTCATCCTGGGCTTTGCCGGCTGTGTGGGAGCTCTAAGAGAAAACATCTGTCTGCTTAAGTTTGTACGTCAAGCATATTTATTTACTAATGcttttacattaaaacatcagTCCACTAATGTGTCCTAAATTCCCATCCCCttaagttacatttaaaataatctgttCACTTATGCTCTTCAGTGAAATTATCCTTCAGAGAAATTTTCTGTTAATATATATCCGTTTAAGTTTGTGAGTTAAAAATATCAGCCTAAAAAAGTGTTCTAAATATTCAACACATTTTcctacattttgtattttttgcacTATAACTGTTCTGTATGTCTTATCATTTAGTTTTCTGGTGTGATTGGCTTCATCTTCATCTTGGAGCTGACGGCTGCAGTTCTGGCAGTTGTTTTCCAGAGCCAGGTCAGACAGTGGATCAACGACTTCTTCCTAGCAAACATCAAAGCGTACAGAGATGACATTGACCTGCAGAACCTCATTGACTCTCTACAGAGGatggtaaacagattttttttatgacataaaATGTGCCTTTCAACACAGCAGGAAACTCTAACTTTAATGTTTACACTCTATAAATTACTTAAATTACCATGGGCTTTTTCATCAAATTCTCTCTTAACAGAAGCAGACGGGTAGATTGTGGAGCTCTTTGAGGAACTAATACAGTAACGTTATGGAATCACATAATCGTCACTTAAAAGCTTCAGACCGCATTTCAATCAATGTTTTTACAGAAGGGATGTACCAAAGGACCCCTCCCTTTGTCcctctcacttcctctttgtGTGTACGTAGACCTCTCTCACCACAGGTGCACAAGGGTAGAGTGGGTGAATGTTACATGAAgtataaagcactttgagtagaacactagaaaagtgctatacaaatctAAGTCCATTGTCCCCACATTGctaaattattttgtctttaataCCAACACAATTAAGatatacatattttaattttttatctgTATTACTGTGGAGCTCAGTAATCTTTAATTTACCATCAAGGATCTTTCTTTCAGTTGATAAAACTATCTTCTTTCTCCCAGGACACTTTAGTTAACCCTAAGCCTGTAGTTTCTGATGTGAATTTACTTTTCTACTTTCTAATAATTATTAAGTGTTGATTAAGTGAAATGATTAAGCATTATGTGCTTTGAACAGAACCACTGCTGTGGAGCTCAGGAGCCAAACGACTGGGATCTGAATATTTATTTCAGTTGTAATGATACCCATCGCAGTCGAGAGAGGTGTGGAGTTCCGTTTTCCTGCTGCATCACTGATCCTGCTGTGAGTTGTGACCATTCATAATAAGTACAACGTATAGTTTACCCTGCTTGAATATCAATATAAACAGCCAGAAAATGATGTAATTGATGTTTCTGTTGCTATTGATAAATGTATCATAATGCTGTTAAATCTGTTTGAGATTTAAAGATGTTGTTTGCTACAGGACTCGGTGGTGAACACTCAGTGTGGCTATGATGTTCGAAACAAACCAAAGGTgagatttcatttaaagaggagGTTCATTTAAGTTGGTGCAGGTGAGGGTCAGCTTGTTGGTCTAGGTGTTTCTGTAAGATTTTAGGTGAGATGATGTAATCTGATAAAGCAGGCTTGTATAAATAACAAATGCAAGTGGAAAGTACAGTAAGTAAGTCTTTGGAGCTGAAATAAACCCAGATATGATGATGGTCAGTGAGCGGGCTTGCTGAATGCTATCCTGTTTATTTCATAGCTTTTAACTAAAGTAATAAATGATTTGACTCAAAAGTCTATTAACTAAGACATTATTTCTCTCACTGGAACATGTTCTTAGATTCAACATGTGGTGTTTAGAAtggtcattttgtatttttttctaaaatgagCCAACTGTCTGTTATCACACAGCGAACAGAACTACCTGTATGATTGACACACCTCATTAGAGTTTTCTCTCTTGTAATTTCCCAATTTGGTTTTTAGTTAAATTTTTTTCAATGACTTAACATTTCTGTAGTACATTTTCACAGTGTTCAATAcacttaacatttttaatgctATCAGAAACATATGGGTATTAAATCAACACATATTTTTTATGGATCTCTTTCATGTTCTAACAAGAAGTAGGTCATGTTTTTTACGTGTTTAAATATGAATCTGTTAAATTAGAACATGTTCATAAATGTACTTCATCGTTCCTGTGCACAGAGAGATTGGACTGAACATATCTTCACTAAAGGCTGTATCCCTGCGTTGGAAGACTGGTTACCTGGAAACCTCTACACAGTAGCAATTGTGTTCATCGtcatctctctgctgcaggtATGAATACAGTCTGTAGCAGTACAGACAGTGTACAGTGTCAGAGTGGGCCCATAAAATGACCTTGACAGGAGATTGCTATAATAATACATATGTAACAAGTGGGATCATTTTACTTGATGTGACAGATCCGAAACCCTACCACTGAGCAGAAATGCAAACATCACAGTAAAGTCTGCTGCTCCCTGCTTGCTTGTGGGGAAACACCCAAGAGTACACACAGACTTCCTTATTTGAGCTACCTGCCTGAAAGTAAAGGACTTctgcaaaagacaaaaaaagtcaaacaaagggGGAAGAAAGAGACGTTTAAAGTGAACTCTTGCTATCATTCAATGAGGAAagcatgtaaaaaaatacaCCTCTTACAGAATATTTCATCTGAATAGTCCGAAGGAAGACACTGATTTTTAAAGCAACTTGTTTAGTGTTTACACTGGTATTACAAAAAATGATCCATAATCTGATTCATACGTGTATTtgataaaacaacaataataactgAGATCAAAGAGGGACCAACCTGAAACGCTCTCAGCCGTGTTGGGTTTCTATTGGCTCAGCAGATATGAATGTGACATTGGCTCACTCAATGtttctgtttacctgtttacccATGAACAGATGGTGGGGATCTACCTTGCGAGGACTCTGATCTCTGACATATTGAAGGTCAAATTCAACTACTGAAGCTCCAGTTGCAGGGGATGTGGCCTAAACATACAGGGGGGGGGTCACCACCTGCAGTGGCTAGGCCTCAACCATGTGTTACAGGACCAAGTTTCTTCAGTCAGATGtgccttcctcttcctttttttgtctctcttcccCTTGAGCATCTCTGCCTTATCAAGCTACGTTTCATGTCATCAGTGCAGTCCTTCTCTTGATCATCACATTGCTATGGTTACAGAAACCTGAGAGAGAACatatgttctcctttttttctgttgatgttgcagtgtttagtttgtttgtctgttttattcTTGAATGTTTCTTCATCTTTGCGACAAGAAGCTGCTTAGCACCAGACTGCCTTCAAATCAAACTGTCTCAGTCCTCTTTCTGAATGTTAATTGAACCATTTAGACCTTtgatgtgattggctgtttaCCACTCAGTGCCTCCAACATCACCATCTttgtcatcatcttcatcatcatcagattGTACTCAGGTCTTCTCTTTTTAATGTTCTTCTTAACGTAATGTGTCTGGTTGATTGATCTACTTATTTCTTTTAATTAACTTTATCTTCTTGTAT
This window harbors:
- the tspan14 gene encoding tetraspanin-14 is translated as MYYYRYENAEVSCCYKYLMFSYNIIFWLAGVAFIAAGFWAWSEKGVLLDLTQVTRLHGFDPVWLVLAVGGITFILGFAGCVGALRENICLLKFFSGVIGFIFILELTAAVLAVVFQSQVRQWINDFFLANIKAYRDDIDLQNLIDSLQRMNHCCGAQEPNDWDLNIYFSCNDTHRSRERCGVPFSCCITDPADSVVNTQCGYDVRNKPKRDWTEHIFTKGCIPALEDWLPGNLYTVAIVFIVISLLQMVGIYLARTLISDILKVKFNY